Proteins encoded within one genomic window of Nonomuraea gerenzanensis:
- a CDS encoding cytochrome P450: MTEPLAELPLTRAPGCPFDPPPELAGVREQAPVRRLTFPDGHEGWLVTGHAAARAVLGDARFSSRPELMHFPMPGVRFGDVPPAAVGHLTGIDAPEHTRYRRLLIGKFTVRRMNLLTERVRQFTAAQLDVLAEHGPPADLVRLFAQPVPALMICELLGVPYADRESFQRHAVVLEGGDHSAEEQIAAFGALSEYLHGLVLAKRARPTDDLLSDLTTTGLGDEELSGLGAFLLGAGLDTTANMITLGTFALLSHPEQLAALRADPALADQAVEELLRYLSIAHTGMRVALEDVELDGHLIGKGETVVLSVQAANRDPARFADPDRLDLRRPAVGHLAFGHGVHQCLGQQLARVELRVALPALVGRFPALRLAVPAEEVPLRGGIDIYGAARLPVTWED, encoded by the coding sequence ATGACCGAGCCGTTGGCAGAGCTGCCTCTCACCCGCGCCCCCGGCTGCCCGTTCGATCCCCCGCCCGAGCTGGCCGGGGTGCGGGAGCAGGCGCCGGTCAGGCGGCTGACCTTCCCCGACGGGCACGAAGGATGGCTGGTGACCGGGCACGCGGCCGCCCGGGCGGTGCTGGGTGACGCCCGGTTCAGCTCGCGGCCCGAGCTGATGCACTTCCCGATGCCGGGGGTGCGCTTCGGCGACGTGCCCCCGGCGGCGGTCGGTCACCTCACCGGGATCGACGCGCCCGAGCACACCCGCTACCGGCGGCTGCTGATCGGCAAGTTCACCGTCCGCCGCATGAACCTGCTCACCGAGCGCGTCAGGCAGTTCACCGCCGCGCAGCTCGACGTCCTGGCCGAGCACGGGCCGCCCGCCGACCTGGTGCGGCTGTTCGCGCAGCCGGTGCCCGCGCTGATGATCTGCGAGCTGCTGGGGGTCCCGTACGCCGACCGCGAGAGCTTCCAGCGCCACGCCGTGGTGCTGGAAGGCGGCGACCACAGTGCCGAGGAGCAGATCGCGGCCTTCGGCGCACTGTCGGAGTACCTGCACGGGCTGGTGCTCGCCAAGCGCGCCCGCCCCACCGACGACCTGCTCAGCGACCTGACCACCACCGGCCTCGGCGACGAGGAGCTGTCCGGCCTCGGCGCCTTCCTGCTCGGCGCCGGGCTCGACACGACCGCGAACATGATCACGCTCGGCACGTTCGCCCTGCTGAGCCACCCCGAGCAGCTCGCGGCCCTGCGCGCGGACCCGGCGCTCGCCGACCAGGCCGTCGAGGAGCTGCTGCGTTACCTGAGCATCGCGCACACCGGCATGCGGGTCGCGCTGGAGGACGTCGAGCTGGACGGCCACCTCATCGGGAAGGGCGAGACGGTCGTGCTGTCGGTGCAGGCGGCCAACCGCGACCCGGCCAGGTTCGCCGACCCGGACCGCCTCGACCTGCGCCGGCCGGCCGTCGGGCACCTGGCGTTCGGCCACGGCGTGCACCAGTGCCTGGGCCAGCAGCTCGCCCGGGTCGAGCTGCGCGTCGCGCTGCCCGCGCTGGTCGGCCGCTTCCCTGCGCTGCGCCTGGCCGTGCCCGCGGAAGAGGTGCCGCTGCGCGGCGGCATCGACATCTACGGCGCGGCGCGGCTCCCCGTCACCTGGGAGGACTGA
- a CDS encoding TetR/AcrR family transcriptional regulator yields the protein MPTLTRKGAATRQRILEGAAELIREYGVAATTLDDVLSVTATSKSQLFHYFPGGREELLLAVARFEADRVLADQRPQLDELTSWPAWQAWRDKVVDRYRRQGRLCPLNSVTSHLGDRTPGAQAVVSELMARWQAEIAAGVRHMQESGEIDPALDPDRAAAAILAGIQGGVLIQMSTGQTTHLESALDLGIAYLKSSRAQSSQVTGSRAAP from the coding sequence ATGCCCACGCTCACCCGTAAGGGAGCCGCCACGCGGCAGCGCATCCTCGAAGGCGCGGCCGAGCTCATCCGCGAGTACGGCGTGGCCGCCACGACCCTCGACGACGTGCTGTCGGTGACGGCGACCAGCAAGAGCCAGCTCTTCCACTACTTCCCCGGCGGGCGCGAGGAGCTGCTGCTGGCCGTGGCCAGGTTCGAGGCCGACCGGGTGCTGGCGGACCAGCGCCCCCAGCTCGACGAGCTGACGTCCTGGCCGGCCTGGCAGGCGTGGCGCGACAAGGTCGTCGACCGCTACCGCAGGCAGGGGCGCCTGTGCCCGCTCAACTCCGTCACCTCCCACCTCGGCGACCGCACACCCGGAGCCCAGGCAGTGGTCAGCGAGCTGATGGCGCGCTGGCAGGCCGAGATCGCCGCCGGGGTGCGGCACATGCAGGAGAGCGGCGAGATCGACCCCGCCCTCGACCCCGACCGCGCCGCGGCCGCCATCCTGGCCGGCATCCAGGGCGGCGTGCTGATCCAGATGTCCACCGGGCAGACCACCCATCTGGAGTCGGCCCTCGACCTGGGCATCGCCTACCTCAAGTCGAGCCGGGCTCAGTCCTCCCAGGTGACGGGGAGCCGCGCCGCGCCGTAG
- a CDS encoding MerR family transcriptional regulator, with protein sequence MKSTDSMRIGELAERFGLAPHVLRHWEAMGLLTPATRVNGRRSYTRDHAVRVLTIIRAKGGGMSLDQIREVLGAAGRAERRALLERHHADLERRLSEIAASKRLIEHLMECTAEDFTQCPSYRRLAEGAGSVRDLSAEGCVI encoded by the coding sequence ATGAAGTCAACCGACTCGATGCGCATCGGCGAGCTGGCCGAGCGCTTCGGCCTGGCGCCGCACGTGCTGCGCCACTGGGAGGCCATGGGCCTGCTGACCCCCGCCACCCGGGTGAACGGCCGCCGCAGCTACACCCGCGACCACGCCGTACGGGTCCTGACGATCATCCGGGCCAAGGGCGGCGGGATGAGCCTCGACCAGATCAGGGAGGTGCTCGGCGCGGCGGGCCGGGCCGAGCGCCGAGCCCTGCTCGAACGGCATCACGCGGACCTCGAGCGGCGGCTCTCGGAGATCGCCGCGTCCAAGCGGCTGATCGAGCACCTCATGGAGTGCACCGCCGAGGACTTCACGCAGTGCCCCTCCTACCGGCGCCTGGCCGAGGGCGCCGGTAGCGTGCGCGACCTGAGCGCGGAGGGGTGCGTGATCTGA
- a CDS encoding methyltransferase domain-containing protein, translating to MTVIDDLAAPLSGSPRTTVREKLPLLLGALVTSAPMALGCEAMLPAEEVVMMGGVPVRLRSLRGRLARLLYDQRYGVSTADFADLADFGLDHPDRVYYSPAHWGTLRRALPVRDVGAQDVFLDLGAGKGRMVLEAAGNYPFKQVIGVELSPELAEVARANLVTTRLRTRARKVEIVQSDVLDYDIPDDVSVVFLNNPFRGRTFAAAMDRLLDSADRNPRPITVIYFNPVEEAHLLSTGRFRHLRTVTPWRRKDTGVFGTTRVYTVS from the coding sequence GTGACTGTGATCGACGACCTGGCCGCCCCGCTGTCCGGCAGCCCGCGTACGACCGTACGGGAGAAGCTGCCGCTGCTGCTCGGGGCCCTGGTGACGAGCGCGCCCATGGCCCTGGGGTGCGAGGCGATGCTGCCGGCGGAGGAGGTCGTGATGATGGGTGGCGTGCCCGTACGGCTGCGCTCGCTGCGCGGCAGGCTGGCCCGGCTGCTGTACGACCAGCGCTACGGCGTGAGCACCGCCGACTTCGCCGACCTCGCGGACTTCGGCCTCGACCACCCCGACCGCGTCTACTACTCGCCCGCCCACTGGGGCACGCTGCGCCGGGCGCTGCCCGTCCGGGACGTCGGAGCGCAGGACGTCTTCCTCGACCTGGGCGCGGGCAAGGGCCGCATGGTGCTGGAGGCTGCGGGCAACTACCCGTTCAAGCAGGTCATCGGCGTCGAGCTGTCGCCCGAGCTGGCCGAGGTGGCCAGGGCCAACCTGGTCACCACCCGGCTCAGGACCCGCGCGCGGAAGGTCGAGATCGTGCAGTCGGACGTGCTCGACTACGACATCCCGGACGACGTCAGTGTGGTGTTCCTGAACAACCCGTTCAGGGGACGGACGTTCGCCGCCGCCATGGACCGCCTGCTCGACTCGGCCGATCGCAACCCGCGCCCGATCACCGTCATCTACTTCAACCCCGTCGAGGAGGCGCACCTGCTGAGCACCGGCCGCTTCCGCCACCTGCGCACGGTGACGCCCTGGCGGCGCAAGGACACGGGCGTGTTCGGCACCACCCGCGTGTACACCGTGAGTTGA
- a CDS encoding threonine aldolase family protein, translated as MADASPPVRRALFLHAPARRRPRVVLERMLELVDDDTPPDGPDGPVAVLERRLAALLGKERALFFPSGTMAQQAVLRVHADRAGRRTFAGHPYTHLDVWEEQGYNAVHGLRFRRAGDPYELMTAQDLTAIGEPLAAVVWELPQRDLGGLLPEWDALGEQVGLMRATGAAAHLDGARLWEAQTYYRRPLDEIAGLFDSVYVSLYKSLQGVRGAVLAADSGTVAAAEVWRQRLGGGIADAWPLALAALTGLDTIAERMPAYRDHAIAIAAAINADGAARTRPEPPQTPLFHVHLPASKQAVERAGRELLEEQGVQLWGRVRSGPDPSRCSFEITVGENAMDFTPEEVAALLRDVLARAAK; from the coding sequence ATGGCCGATGCCAGCCCGCCCGTACGACGGGCCCTGTTCCTGCACGCGCCGGCCCGGCGCAGGCCGCGGGTGGTGCTGGAGCGGATGCTGGAGCTGGTGGACGACGACACGCCGCCCGACGGCCCCGACGGCCCCGTCGCCGTGCTGGAGCGGCGCCTGGCCGCGCTGCTCGGCAAGGAGCGCGCGCTGTTCTTCCCCAGCGGGACGATGGCGCAGCAGGCCGTGCTGCGCGTGCACGCCGACCGCGCCGGGCGCCGCACCTTCGCCGGGCACCCGTACACGCATCTGGACGTGTGGGAGGAGCAGGGCTACAACGCGGTGCACGGGCTGCGCTTCCGGCGCGCCGGCGACCCGTACGAGCTGATGACCGCGCAGGACCTGACCGCGATCGGCGAGCCGCTGGCGGCGGTGGTGTGGGAGCTGCCGCAGCGCGACCTGGGCGGCCTGCTCCCCGAGTGGGACGCGCTGGGCGAGCAGGTGGGGCTGATGCGGGCGACCGGCGCCGCCGCGCACCTGGACGGGGCCCGGCTGTGGGAGGCGCAGACGTACTACCGGCGGCCGCTCGACGAGATCGCCGGCCTGTTCGACTCCGTGTACGTCTCGCTCTACAAGAGCCTGCAGGGCGTGCGGGGCGCCGTGCTCGCGGCGGACTCGGGCACGGTGGCCGCCGCCGAGGTGTGGCGGCAGCGGCTCGGCGGCGGCATCGCCGACGCGTGGCCGCTCGCGCTGGCCGCCCTGACCGGCCTGGACACGATCGCGGAGCGCATGCCCGCCTACCGCGACCACGCCATCGCCATCGCCGCCGCGATCAACGCCGACGGGGCCGCCCGCACCCGCCCGGAGCCGCCGCAGACGCCGCTGTTCCACGTGCACCTGCCCGCCTCGAAGCAGGCCGTCGAGCGAGCCGGCCGGGAGCTGCTGGAGGAGCAGGGCGTGCAGCTCTGGGGCCGGGTGCGCAGCGGGCCCGACCCGTCCCGCTGCAGCTTCGAGATCACCGTCGGCGAGAACGCGATGGACTTCACGCCCGAGGAGGTGGCCGCCCTCCTGCGCGACGTGCTGGCCCGCGCCGCGAAGTAG
- a CDS encoding GbsR/MarR family transcriptional regulator, whose product MAGRAAGVLMLSPGPLSTAELQSALDAGKGSVSEITRLLVGSGTVRRFKEPGSRQYVYEWRDDAWIGCLQHMLEQTRELLILAEHARARGEEVPEPQRGRLREMHEYYTFMAGHIEALLAEYRTMKGAS is encoded by the coding sequence ATGGCGGGGCGCGCCGCGGGCGTGCTGATGCTCAGCCCGGGGCCGCTCTCGACGGCGGAGCTGCAGAGCGCGCTCGACGCCGGCAAGGGCTCGGTCTCGGAGATCACCCGCCTGCTGGTCGGCAGCGGCACCGTGCGGCGTTTCAAGGAGCCCGGCTCCCGCCAGTACGTCTACGAGTGGCGCGACGACGCCTGGATCGGCTGCCTGCAGCACATGCTGGAGCAGACCAGGGAGCTGCTCATCCTCGCCGAGCACGCGCGGGCCCGGGGCGAGGAGGTGCCGGAGCCGCAGCGCGGGCGGCTGCGCGAGATGCACGAGTACTACACGTTCATGGCCGGGCACATCGAGGCGCTGCTCGCGGAGTACAGGACCATGAAGGGCGCCTCCTAG
- a CDS encoding Lrp/AsnC family transcriptional regulator → MSGEEASGNGWPGRSATGVDAVDRAIIAELLRDGRMSVRTLAERVHISRANAYARLTRLMEDGVITGFTVELAPHKAGLGTSAYVSVTIEQNSWRAVLAQLREIPFVEHFAMVGGDYDILVLVRTPDNETLRHVVLERIQDVPGVLSTRTWLVFDEARGSGAHWRG, encoded by the coding sequence TTGTCGGGCGAAGAGGCCTCTGGGAACGGCTGGCCGGGACGTTCGGCCACCGGGGTGGACGCCGTCGATCGGGCGATCATCGCCGAGCTGCTGCGCGACGGCCGGATGTCGGTGCGCACGCTCGCCGAACGCGTGCACATCTCCCGTGCCAACGCCTACGCCCGCCTCACCCGGCTCATGGAAGACGGCGTGATCACCGGCTTCACCGTGGAGCTCGCACCGCACAAGGCCGGCCTGGGCACCAGCGCGTACGTGTCGGTGACCATCGAGCAGAACTCCTGGCGCGCGGTGCTGGCCCAGCTCAGGGAGATCCCCTTCGTCGAGCACTTCGCCATGGTCGGCGGCGACTACGACATCCTGGTCCTGGTCAGGACGCCCGACAACGAGACGCTGCGGCACGTGGTGCTGGAGCGCATCCAGGACGTGCCGGGGGTGTTGTCCACGCGCACCTGGCTGGTCTTCGACGAGGCCCGGGGCAGCGGCGCGCACTGGAGGGGCTAG
- the pdhA gene encoding pyruvate dehydrogenase (acetyl-transferring) E1 component subunit alpha, whose amino-acid sequence MSTKTSARAVRELLPSPGPIRFVDEHGSAVKAPPGYTVPPDELLREAYRWMVVGRRFDTQATALTKQGRLAVYPSSRGQEACQVAGVLALRERDWLFPTYRDSVALVARGLDPVEVLTLLRGDWHCGYDPVATRVAPQCTPLATQVLHATGMAEALRRKGEDGVVMAFIGDGGTSEGDFHEALNFAAVLKAPVVFFVQNNKYAISVPLAKQSAAPALAYKGVGYGVPAEQVDGNDLVAVLSVLSAAVEHARGGRGPFLVEAHTYRMDAHTNADDATRYRDEEEVRRWGAADPLPRLETYLRGRGLLADEDVESARTRGESLAADLRARMNADTEPDPLEIFDHVYAEPTPQLLEQREQLRAELNAQES is encoded by the coding sequence ATGTCCACGAAGACGTCGGCGAGGGCCGTGCGGGAGCTGCTGCCCTCGCCCGGGCCCATCAGGTTCGTCGATGAGCACGGCTCCGCCGTCAAGGCTCCCCCGGGGTACACCGTGCCGCCGGACGAGCTGCTGCGCGAGGCGTACCGGTGGATGGTCGTGGGTCGGCGCTTCGACACCCAGGCGACGGCGCTGACCAAGCAGGGCAGGCTGGCCGTCTACCCGTCCAGCCGGGGGCAGGAGGCGTGCCAGGTCGCGGGCGTGCTCGCGTTGCGCGAGCGGGACTGGCTGTTCCCCACCTACCGCGACTCAGTGGCGCTGGTGGCGCGCGGGCTCGACCCGGTCGAGGTGCTGACGCTGCTGCGCGGCGACTGGCACTGCGGCTACGACCCGGTGGCCACCCGGGTGGCGCCCCAGTGCACGCCGCTGGCCACGCAGGTGCTGCACGCCACCGGCATGGCGGAGGCGCTGCGCCGCAAGGGCGAGGACGGCGTGGTGATGGCCTTCATCGGGGACGGCGGGACGAGCGAGGGCGACTTCCACGAGGCGCTCAACTTCGCCGCCGTGCTGAAGGCGCCCGTGGTGTTCTTCGTGCAGAACAACAAGTACGCCATCTCCGTGCCGCTGGCCAAGCAGAGCGCGGCGCCGGCGCTGGCCTACAAGGGCGTCGGGTACGGCGTGCCCGCCGAGCAGGTGGACGGCAACGACCTGGTGGCGGTGCTTTCCGTGCTGTCCGCGGCCGTGGAGCACGCGCGTGGCGGGCGGGGGCCGTTCCTCGTCGAGGCGCACACGTACCGGATGGACGCGCACACCAACGCCGACGACGCCACCCGCTACCGCGACGAGGAGGAGGTGCGGCGCTGGGGCGCGGCCGACCCGCTGCCCCGGCTGGAGACGTACCTGCGCGGGCGCGGCCTGCTCGCCGACGAGGACGTCGAGTCCGCCCGTACGCGCGGCGAGTCGCTCGCCGCCGACCTGCGGGCGCGGATGAACGCCGACACCGAGCCCGACCCCCTGGAGATCTTCGACCACGTCTACGCCGAGCCCACCCCCCAGCTCCTCGAACAGCGCGAGCAGCTGCGGGCCGAGCTGAACGCACAGGAGAGCTGA
- a CDS encoding alpha-ketoacid dehydrogenase subunit beta — protein MPTVSMAQALNTALRDALRDDERVLVFGEDVGPLGGVFRITDGLTRDFGEERCFDTPLAESGIVGLAVGLAMGGFRPVVEMQFDAFAYPAFEQIASHVAKLRNRTRGKLALPMVIRVPYAGGIGGVEHHCDSSEAYYAHTPGLKVVTPATVEDAYWLLRDAIADPDPVVFLEPKKLYWAKAEAALERRAAAPFGRAVIRRPGRDATLVAYGPSVPVAMEAASAAAEDGLDLEVVDLRTIVPLDDETVVASVRRTGRCVVVQEAQGFAGVGAEIAARVQERCFHSLAAPVLRVAGFDIPYPPPKLEHAHLPGVDRVLDAVDRLQFDDLPDVRHLARGAA, from the coding sequence ATGCCCACCGTCTCGATGGCGCAGGCCCTGAACACGGCCCTGCGCGACGCGCTGCGCGACGACGAGCGCGTGCTGGTCTTCGGCGAGGACGTCGGCCCACTCGGCGGCGTCTTCCGCATCACCGACGGGCTGACCAGGGACTTCGGCGAGGAGCGGTGCTTCGACACGCCGCTGGCCGAGTCGGGCATCGTCGGCCTCGCGGTCGGCCTGGCCATGGGCGGCTTCCGCCCGGTCGTCGAGATGCAGTTCGACGCCTTCGCCTACCCGGCGTTCGAGCAGATCGCCTCGCACGTCGCCAAGCTGCGCAACCGCACGCGCGGCAAGCTGGCGCTGCCGATGGTGATCAGGGTGCCGTACGCGGGCGGCATCGGCGGGGTCGAGCACCACTGCGACTCCAGCGAGGCGTACTACGCCCACACCCCCGGGCTGAAGGTCGTCACCCCGGCCACCGTCGAGGACGCCTACTGGCTGCTGCGCGACGCCATCGCCGACCCCGACCCGGTGGTGTTCCTGGAGCCGAAGAAGCTGTACTGGGCCAAGGCCGAGGCCGCGCTGGAGCGGCGCGCGGCGGCGCCGTTCGGGCGCGCGGTGATCCGGCGGCCCGGCCGTGACGCCACCCTGGTCGCCTACGGGCCCTCGGTGCCCGTCGCCATGGAGGCCGCCTCCGCCGCCGCCGAGGACGGGCTGGACCTGGAGGTCGTGGACCTGCGCACCATCGTGCCCCTCGACGACGAGACCGTGGTCGCGTCGGTGCGGCGTACCGGGCGGTGCGTGGTGGTGCAGGAGGCGCAGGGGTTCGCCGGGGTGGGGGCCGAGATCGCGGCGCGGGTGCAGGAGCGGTGCTTCCACTCGCTGGCCGCGCCCGTGCTGCGGGTGGCGGGGTTCGACATCCCCTATCCGCCGCCGAAGCTGGAGCACGCGCATCTGCCCGGGGTGGATCGGGTGCTGGACGCGGTCGACCGGCTGCAGTTCGACGACCTGCCCGACGTGCGGCATCTGGCCAGGGGGGCGGCGTGA
- a CDS encoding dihydrolipoamide acetyltransferase family protein produces MNTLEAQLFRLPDLGEGLTEAEVVVWKVAAGDSVEIDQIVVEVETAKAAVEVPVPYAGVVLELHAAAGSTVSVGDPLISVGPGGGLGDGTGTASGGASGGAPGGASGGASGGGTGGGADPAAERYREEERAGSGNVLIGYGTGHLAQRRRRRRGRTGATATAHLAVQSIGQSIGQSIGQPIGQPIGQPAEPAAVPPAAADRGEAPRVISPLVRRLAQENGIDLTGVTPSGPNRVVLRRDVERAIAQSREPAATTEHDTPTSPQEPERIPLRGLRRAVAEKLSRSRTEIPDATTWVDVDATALLDTKQALRTAVPDRRIGLLALLARICVAGLRRYPELNSTVDLERAEIVRYPRIHLGFAAQTDRGLVVPVVRDAHTLTLAELAAELARLTAQAREGTLPPQSLTGGTFTLNNYGVFGVDGSTPIINHPEAALLGVGRIIDRPWAVDGALAVRKITQLSFTFDHRVCDGGVAGGFLRYVADCVERPATLLADL; encoded by the coding sequence GTGAACACCCTTGAGGCGCAGCTCTTCCGGCTGCCCGATCTGGGGGAAGGGCTGACCGAGGCCGAGGTGGTGGTGTGGAAGGTCGCCGCCGGGGACAGCGTGGAGATCGACCAGATCGTGGTGGAGGTGGAGACGGCCAAGGCTGCCGTGGAGGTGCCCGTGCCGTATGCGGGGGTCGTGCTGGAGCTGCATGCCGCGGCGGGTTCGACCGTGTCCGTGGGGGATCCGCTGATCTCGGTCGGCCCCGGCGGCGGTCTTGGTGATGGTACGGGCACGGCCTCGGGCGGGGCCTCGGGCGGGGCCCCGGGCGGGGCCTCGGGCGGGGCCTCGGGCGGCGGCACGGGCGGCGGCGCCGATCCGGCGGCGGAGCGGTACCGGGAGGAGGAGCGGGCCGGGTCCGGCAACGTGCTGATCGGCTACGGCACGGGGCACCTCGCGCAGCGGCGGCGCCGTCGCCGGGGGCGCACCGGCGCGACCGCCACCGCGCACCTCGCTGTGCAGTCCATCGGGCAGTCCATCGGGCAGTCCATCGGGCAGCCCATCGGGCAGCCCATCGGGCAGCCCGCCGAGCCGGCCGCCGTCCCCCCGGCCGCGGCGGATCGCGGTGAGGCGCCGCGGGTGATCTCGCCGCTGGTGCGCAGGCTGGCGCAGGAGAACGGCATCGACCTGACCGGCGTCACCCCCAGCGGCCCCAACCGGGTCGTCCTGCGCCGCGACGTCGAACGCGCCATCGCGCAGTCCCGCGAACCGGCAGCCACCACAGAGCACGACACGCCCACCTCACCGCAGGAGCCCGAGCGCATCCCCCTGCGCGGCCTGCGCCGCGCGGTGGCCGAGAAGCTGTCCAGGAGCAGGACCGAGATCCCCGACGCCACCACCTGGGTGGACGTGGACGCCACCGCCCTGCTCGACACCAAGCAAGCCCTGCGCACAGCCGTCCCGGACAGACGCATCGGCCTGCTGGCGCTGCTGGCCCGCATCTGCGTCGCCGGCCTGCGCCGCTACCCGGAGCTCAACTCCACGGTCGACCTCGAACGGGCGGAGATCGTCCGCTACCCGCGGATCCACCTGGGCTTCGCCGCCCAGACCGATCGCGGCCTGGTCGTCCCGGTGGTCCGCGACGCACACACCCTGACGCTGGCGGAGCTGGCCGCCGAGCTGGCCCGCCTGACCGCCCAGGCCCGCGAGGGCACGCTGCCCCCGCAGTCGCTGACCGGAGGCACCTTCACCCTCAACAACTACGGCGTGTTCGGCGTGGACGGCTCCACCCCGATCATCAACCACCCGGAGGCGGCCCTGCTCGGGGTCGGCCGCATCATCGACCGGCCGTGGGCGGTGGACGGCGCGCTGGCGGTCCGCAAGATCACCCAGCTCTCGTTCACGTTCGACCACCGGGTCTGCGACGGCGGTGTCGCCGGCGGGTTCCTGCGCTACGTCGCCGACTGCGTGGAACGCCCGGCCACGCTGCTGGCCGACCTCTGA
- a CDS encoding VOC family protein — translation MADGVEFESVAPVVPVLDLDAAMERYQLLGFGVRAYTGGARYAFVERGGVSLHLNEWAEHDPGRTGAVVYLYVSDADALHAAWAAAGVPGRLTRPQDTEYGLREFAYVDPDGTLHRVGSPVPQRSASSVAGRSTQSAT, via the coding sequence GTGGCCGACGGGGTGGAGTTCGAGAGCGTGGCGCCGGTGGTGCCGGTGCTCGACCTGGACGCGGCGATGGAGCGCTATCAGCTGCTCGGCTTCGGCGTCCGCGCCTACACGGGCGGCGCACGGTACGCCTTCGTCGAGCGCGGCGGCGTGTCGCTGCACCTGAACGAATGGGCCGAGCACGACCCCGGCCGCACCGGCGCGGTCGTCTACCTGTACGTCTCCGACGCCGACGCCCTGCACGCCGCGTGGGCCGCCGCCGGCGTCCCGGGGCGGCTCACGCGGCCCCAGGACACCGAGTACGGGCTGCGCGAGTTCGCCTACGTCGACCCCGACGGCACCCTGCACCGCGTCGGCTCGCCCGTTCCTCAGAGGTCGGCCAGCAGCGTGGCCGGGCGTTCCACGCAGTCGGCGACGTAG